Genomic window (Sphingomonas japonica):
TAAGGGCGGGGATCGGATCGGTCGCCGCCCTTCTTGTTTCGACCGGTTCGTTTAAGCGACAGCCGCTCGCGCCTATGACTAATCATATCGGAAGCGACCTGGTGCTTCACGCCTTGCACATGTTGAGGTCGAACAGGCGGTACTCCATGCTGTCGGTAGACACTGCTCCCCCGACCTCTCCTTCTTTTCCCGAAACCACTGCGACCAGCTTCAGGCTGATCTCCGTAAGCTGAAATCCCATCACAGCAGCATTGGGTAGCCGATTGGAAGATGGATCGCGCTTTGCCGCTTCTTTGGTCATATTTGAGGGCTCTACTGTCAGCCCGACCTGGCCGTTATCATACTCCTGCACGTCGACTATGTTGCCAAAGTCGTAATCGCCATTGGGATAATGAAAGCGGATGACGTTTTCATCGAACGTCACGAAAGTCTTGCTACAATCCGCGCCGGTATTAGTCCACTTGTGGGCAGCCATTCGATCAAAGGCTTTACTGCCGTTGCCGCACGCAGTTAAAGCGATCGAAACGAGAAAGAGAGCCGGGACGCTGCGCATGACGTGCGAGCTAACTCCTCTCCATTGATTTCAGCTTAAGATGCGCCCAACCGCGGGACGGTAGCCTTCGATCACTCCGTTCCGGAAGTTGCCCGGACAGCTATCCACCAAAAGTCGCCCCGTCACGACAACCGATCGCGGAACGTTTCCCAGCCGAACTCGCGGACCATCGCCAGCGTATCGTCGCGGCTGTCCCACAGGTGGATCGACGGGAGCGGCACGCCGTTGAAGGTGGTCGTCTTCACCATCGAATAATGCGCCTGGTCAAGGAACGCGACGCGGTCGCCGGGGCGCGGCACGAGCTCGAACCGGTAGTCGCCGATGATGTCGCCGGCGAGGCATGAGGGACCGCCGAGGCGCACGGTGATCCCTTCCGCAGGTTCGCCGAGCAGCGCGGGGCGATACGGTGCCTCGATCACGTCGGGCATGTGGCAGGTGGCGGAAATGTCGAGGATCGCGACGGGCATGCCGTTGTCGATCACGTCGAGCACCTCGCCCACCAGGATGCCCGCGTCGAGCGCGATCGCCTCGCCGGGTTCGAGATAGAGGTCGAGGCCGGTTTCACGGCGGATGTTGTTGAGGAACGCGATCAGGTCGTCGCGCTGGTAGTCGTCGCGGGTGATGTGGTGGCCGCCGCCGAAATTGAGCCATTTGAGCTGGCCGAAATACGGTGCGATGCGCGGATGCAGCGCTTCCCAAGTACGCCGGAGCGGCGGAAAATCCTGTTCGCACAGCGAATGGATGTGGAGGCCGTCGACCCCGTCGAGGTCGGCAGCGACGAGCTGGTCGGCGGGATGGCCGAGGCGCGAATGCGGTTGGGCGGGGTCGTATTTGGCGACCTCTCCCTCGGCATGCATGGGGTTGAGGCGCAAGCCGACGTCGAACCGGCTGCCGTCGCTGCGAGCGGCTTCGAGTAGATGGGCGAAGCGCCGGTGCTGGCCGGGCGAATTGAAGATCACATGGTCCGACAGACGCGCGATCTCGGCGATGTCCGCCGCCTTGTAGCCGGCGCAGAAGGTCGCAACTTCGCCGTTGTACTGCTCGGCCGCGAGGCGCGCTTCCCACAAGCCCGACGTCGCCGTGCCGTTGAGATATTTGCCGACGAGATCGCCCAGCGACCACATCGAGAATGCCTTGAGCGCGAGCAGCAGCTTGATACCGCTCGCGTCGCGGACATCGGCGAGGATCGACAGGTTGCGTTCGATCGCGGCCTTGTCGACGACGAAGGCGGGCGACGGCACGCGCGACAGGTCGAACTTCGTGAAGGCGCCGGGGCCGCCGGATTTGGTGGTCATGGGCGCGGAGGACTGAGTCAATTTGCGGTCACCATTGACACTTTCACCAGATGGGTTATATGGGGCGAACTTGAACGGCGCTTTTTCACATCGTTAGTTAAACGCTCCGGCGTTACGCGGGGTGTCTCGACTTCGCTCGACACGAACGGTTCGGGGTGTGGTTCCGAGTGTGGTTCGGGTCAGCCGGAATAGTCAGAACTTGAGCGGTTCGGGCAGTTCCTTGACCTGCCAAGGCAAACCATGCTGGTTCAGCATGTCCATGAACGGGTCGGGATCGAACTGTTCCATGTTGAACACGCCCTCTCCCTTCCACGTGCCGTTCAGCATCAGCGCGGCGCCGATCATCGCCGGGACGCCGGTGGTGTAGCTCACCGCCTGATTGCCGGTTTCAGCGAAGGCGTCCTCGTGGTCGCAGATGTTGTAGACGTAGACCGTCTTTTGCGCGCCGTCCTTTTCGCCGGTCGCGATGTCGCCGATGTTGGTCTTGCCCTTGGTCGTGGTGCCGAGCGTCGAGGGTTCGGGCAGCACCGCCTTTAGAAACTGCAGCGGCACGATCTCGCGGCCCTCGTACAGGACCGGCTCGATCGAGGTCATGCCGACATTCTGCAGCACTTCGAGATGCTTGAGATACTGGTCGCCGAACGTCATCCAGAAGCGGATACGCTTGATCTCGGGCAGGTGCCTGGCGAGGCTCTCAATCTCCTCATGATACATCAGGTACATGTTCTTCGCGCCGACCTGATCGAAGTTGAACACCTGACGCTTGCTGAGCGCCGGGGTTTCGATCCACTCGCCATTTTCCCAGTGGCGCGCGGGCGCGGTGATCTCGCGGATGTTGATTTCGGGATTGAAGTTGGTCGCGAAATGCTGGCCGTGGTCGCCGCCGTTGCAATCGAGGATGTCGAGCGTGTCGATGCGATCGAGCAAGTGCTTCTTGATGTAGGTGGCGAACACACTGGTGACGCCGGGGTCGAAGCCCGAACCGAGCAGCGCCATCAGCCCGGCGTCCTTGAAGCGCTGCTGATAATCCCATTGCCAGTGATATTCGAATTTGGCGACATCGCGCGGCTCGTAATTGGCGGTGTCGAGATAATGCACGCCCGCCTTGAGACAGGCGTCCATCAGGGTGAGATCCTGATAGGGCAACGCGAGGTTGACGAGCAGCGCCGGCTTGACGCGCTCGATCAGCGCGGCGGTGGCATCGACATCGTCGGCATCGACCTGCGCCGTGGCGATGTCGACGCCGAAGCGCTCCTTCACCGACTTGGCGATCGCATCGCACTTGAACTGGCGGCGGCTGGCAAGCGTGATCTTGCCGAACAGGTCGGGGTTCTTGGCCATCTTGTGGACCGCGACCGACGATACGCCGCCCGCGCCGATTACCAGAACATCCTTCACGCGCTTCTCCCGGGTAGATGTGATGCGGCTCCCATATGGGAGCGGCGCAGTGGATGCAAAGCTTAGCGATCAAGGGTGGCAGGCGGATGACAAGCATGGTCCGCGCCGTTACCTCCAAGCGGCAAAGGAGCGCAGGATGATCGATCGCCGACAGTTGATGGGCCTTGGCCTTGCCGCGACCGTCGCCTCGACCGGGGCGCGTGCACAGAGCAGCACTGCGAAGGTCACGCCCTGGCCGGGGTCCGAAAGCTTTCCGCTATGGCCCGGCCCTCCGCCCAATTCGCCCCCTACCCCGCCCCGGCAGCGCGGCGAGATGTCGGGAAATCCCGCGAATCCGGAATTGTGGATGCGCGGAGTCGCGGTGCCGACCGTGTCGGTGTTCCGGCCCGAACGCCCCGACGGGCGCGCGGTGCTGTCGATCCCCGGCGGCGGCTACAGCTTCGTTTCGGTCGAGAATGAAGGGATCAACGTCGCCAAGGCGCTCAATCCCAAAGGCATCACGGTGTTCGTGCTGACCTATCGCCTGCCGATCGACGGATGGAAGAACCCGGCCGACGTGCCGCAGCAGGACGCGATCCGGGCGATGCGGCTGATCCGATCACGCGCGGGCGAGTTCCGCATCGATCCAGACAAGCTGGGCATCGTCGGGTTTTCGGCAGGCGGGCATCTGGGTGCGACGCTGGCGACGGGATATGACGACGTGGTCTACGCGCCGGTGGATGCCGCCGACCGGCTATCGGCGCGGCCGGCCTTTGCCGGATTGGTCTATGCCGTCACCACGATCGCGGTGGCCGGGCCGAAGAGCCAGTCGCGCAAAAACCTGCTTGGTGAGAACCCGTCGCCGGCACTGGTCGCGCGCTATGCCGCGGAGAGCCGCATCGATCACGAGACGCCGCCGATCTTCCTGGTCCATGCGATCGACGACGATCTGGTGCCGGTCGAGATGAGCCTGTCGACGCTGGCGACGGCACGAGCGGCGGGAGTGCCGGTCGAGGCGCATCTGTACGAGAAAGGCGGGCACGGGTTCGGGGTCGGCAACGGGCCGGATCACCCGGCGGCGGGGTGGACCGATATCTTCGACCGGTGGATCACGCGGCAATTGGCAGAATGATTTCTGGCGTCCGAGCAGGGTGTCTCGACCTCACTCGACACGAACGGTTTTGGGTCTGGGCAAACGCTCTAAACGAACATCCGACCCAGCGCGCGGTCGAGCATCAGCAATTGCCACAGCGTCCGGCCGTGTTCGGCACGGGCGAGCGTATGGTCGCTGGCGAGACGCTCGATCGCCTTGGGATCAAACCAGGTCGCGAGGATCGGCGAGCGTGCGAGGCCGGCGGCTTCGCCTGAGAGCCTCCCCCGGAACCACGCGCTGACGGGGGTGACGAAGCCCATTTTCGGACGGTAGAGGATATCGCGGGGGAGCCACGGCTCCATCGCCTTCTTCATCAGCCACTTGCCCTGCCCGCCGCGGATCCGCAGCGATGCGGGCAAGGTCGCGGCGAACTCGATCAGGCGGTGATCGAGCAGCGGCTCGCGCGCTTCTAGGCTGACCGCCATGCTGGTGCGATCGACCTTGGTGAGGATGTCGCCGGGCAACCAGTGCTTGAAATCGGCATATTGCGCGGCATCGAGCCCATCGCGCGCGGGGGCCGAGGCCATCGTCGCGATGTAGCGGTCCTCGCCGCGATAGGCGCCAAGGCCGCGTCGCATGCCATCGGCGTAGAGCGCGATGCGCAGCGCCGGAGACGTGACGCCGACGCTCCTGGCATAGGCCGCACCGCCGCTGTCGCCGAGCGCGAGCAAGGTCGTCTTGGCACGGAACTGCTGGGGCGCCCAATCGGCCTTGGGATACCAGCCACCAAGCGTACCGAATACCGAAGCGCGAAGATGCTCGGGCAGCAGACCGCGCACGCGTTCCTCGGCGCGGTGGAAGCGATAGCGGCGATACCCGGCCAGCGCCTCGTCAGCGCCGTCGCCCGACAATGCCACCGTGACCTGTTCGCGCGCGAGTTCGCAGACGCGGTAGGTGGCAAGCGCCGAAGCGTCGGCGAAGGGCTCGTCGAAGGCGTGCGCCAGCGTGTCGATCAGCGCGAAGTCGTCGGCGGCGACGGTGCGGACGCGGTGATCGGTGGCGAAGCGGTCGGCGATCGCCTGCGCATGGCTGCGTTCGTCATAGCCTGTCTCGTCGAAGCCGATCGTGCAGGTCTTGACCGCCTGCCCGCTCGCCT
Coding sequences:
- a CDS encoding XrtA/PEP-CTERM system amidotransferase, translating into MCAIAGLFYPATPKPVDPARITAMTDVMAHRGPDGSGVWTAPGVGLGHRRLSIIDLAGGAQPMASADGALTVTFNGEIYNFAQVRAELEERGAQFATNSDTEVLLHGWQAWGPALLDRLNGMFAFALHDARAQSLFLARDRLGVKPLHYVELSDGGVAFASELKGLVAHPLLRRSVDPAAIEDFMALGYVPDDACIVAGVRKLAAGHYLHLQRGKAIPAPARWWDVDFSRRARGSVRDLQAELTEHLRAAVRSRMVADVPLGAFLSGGVDSSAVVALMAEASGQAVKTCTIGFDETGYDERSHAQAIADRFATDHRVRTVAADDFALIDTLAHAFDEPFADASALATYRVCELAREQVTVALSGDGADEALAGYRRYRFHRAEERVRGLLPEHLRASVFGTLGGWYPKADWAPQQFRAKTTLLALGDSGGAAYARSVGVTSPALRIALYADGMRRGLGAYRGEDRYIATMASAPARDGLDAAQYADFKHWLPGDILTKVDRTSMAVSLEAREPLLDHRLIEFAATLPASLRIRGGQGKWLMKKAMEPWLPRDILYRPKMGFVTPVSAWFRGRLSGEAAGLARSPILATWFDPKAIERLASDHTLARAEHGRTLWQLLMLDRALGRMFV
- a CDS encoding carboxynorspermidine decarboxylase — translated: MTTKSGGPGAFTKFDLSRVPSPAFVVDKAAIERNLSILADVRDASGIKLLLALKAFSMWSLGDLVGKYLNGTATSGLWEARLAAEQYNGEVATFCAGYKAADIAEIARLSDHVIFNSPGQHRRFAHLLEAARSDGSRFDVGLRLNPMHAEGEVAKYDPAQPHSRLGHPADQLVAADLDGVDGLHIHSLCEQDFPPLRRTWEALHPRIAPYFGQLKWLNFGGGHHITRDDYQRDDLIAFLNNIRRETGLDLYLEPGEAIALDAGILVGEVLDVIDNGMPVAILDISATCHMPDVIEAPYRPALLGEPAEGITVRLGGPSCLAGDIIGDYRFELVPRPGDRVAFLDQAHYSMVKTTTFNGVPLPSIHLWDSRDDTLAMVREFGWETFRDRLS
- a CDS encoding saccharopine dehydrogenase family protein: MKDVLVIGAGGVSSVAVHKMAKNPDLFGKITLASRRQFKCDAIAKSVKERFGVDIATAQVDADDVDATAALIERVKPALLVNLALPYQDLTLMDACLKAGVHYLDTANYEPRDVAKFEYHWQWDYQQRFKDAGLMALLGSGFDPGVTSVFATYIKKHLLDRIDTLDILDCNGGDHGQHFATNFNPEINIREITAPARHWENGEWIETPALSKRQVFNFDQVGAKNMYLMYHEEIESLARHLPEIKRIRFWMTFGDQYLKHLEVLQNVGMTSIEPVLYEGREIVPLQFLKAVLPEPSTLGTTTKGKTNIGDIATGEKDGAQKTVYVYNICDHEDAFAETGNQAVSYTTGVPAMIGAALMLNGTWKGEGVFNMEQFDPDPFMDMLNQHGLPWQVKELPEPLKF
- a CDS encoding alpha/beta hydrolase, encoding MIDRRQLMGLGLAATVASTGARAQSSTAKVTPWPGSESFPLWPGPPPNSPPTPPRQRGEMSGNPANPELWMRGVAVPTVSVFRPERPDGRAVLSIPGGGYSFVSVENEGINVAKALNPKGITVFVLTYRLPIDGWKNPADVPQQDAIRAMRLIRSRAGEFRIDPDKLGIVGFSAGGHLGATLATGYDDVVYAPVDAADRLSARPAFAGLVYAVTTIAVAGPKSQSRKNLLGENPSPALVARYAAESRIDHETPPIFLVHAIDDDLVPVEMSLSTLATARAAGVPVEAHLYEKGGHGFGVGNGPDHPAAGWTDIFDRWITRQLAE